A portion of the Panulirus ornatus isolate Po-2019 chromosome 43, ASM3632096v1, whole genome shotgun sequence genome contains these proteins:
- the LOC139762481 gene encoding prolyl 4-hydroxylase subunit alpha-1-like isoform X1: MILEWYMVVVLMVGVSAATTTGNGTPLRVRLKPISQLTQEDMDKARQVPATPPLATSTYHLTRLLQEEDTAVERLRLMAGVLLQAHRVISKYLSSWEELVAAGARSKGFAHHPIHAYALTKHLSLGWPHLEEAMHQLRGLSHHTEWMLERRVRSGVPTSEDLGVVSGGLARLHDFYTFNLTTMALHASLTSCLSPQPLPTHLVLTARDLHRIGSHAANINIWNSSVDFMRAALRHWKGNDTNARGRDHFDNHINLPEVERSLKKAIKMHDQVLERKGRRSKSHSTHFLPFNATLARKRKYHRHQEVVMGQVGSSQQGLEQYVRLCRGEDIRTANITSRLYCRYVSNNSPLYVIGPLRMEVHSLRPYVVSVAGVVSRGEAREVREVATTYLDHSSTVKYNGDQEIGHLRTSSTAWLWEHDSHHLPHLTYRIQQLLGVNAEQHYGSEAYQVVNYGVGGHYSVHHDTLTSTKHLQYHRLATFLVYLSDVKQGGRTVFPWMGVGVAPKQGSALVWYNLDHAGVRDQLLEHAACPVLLGDKWVINKWVLYSGQMHKVPCLQDRHAHINRPLA; this comes from the exons ATGATACTCGAgtggtatatggtggttgtgttgatggttggtgTGAGTGCTGCCACCACAACAGGCAACGGTACACCCTTGAGGGTGAGGTTAAAGCCCATATCCCAGCTGACGCAGGAGGATATGGACAAAGCGCGGCAGGTGCCTGCCACCCCTCCCCTGGCCACATCCACCTACCACCTGACGCGgttactgcaggaggaggacacGGCGGTTGAACGACTTCGTCTAATGGCTGGGGTATTGCTACAGGCTCATCGTGTCATTTCCAA GTACCTGAGCTCGTGGGAGGAACTGGTGGCTGCTGGAGCGAGATCAAAGGGGTTCGCCCACCACCCTATACACGCCTACGCCCTCACCAAGCACCTGAGCTTAGGCTGGCCACACCTGGAGGAGGCTATGCACCAGCTGCGTGGCTTATCCCACCATACTG AGTGGATGTTGGAACGCCGGGTGAGGAGTGGTGTGCCCACGAGTGAGGATCTGGGGGTGGTGTCTGGCGGCCTGGCCAGACTCCACGACTTCTACACCTTCAATCTCACCACAATGGCTCTCCACGCCAGCCTAACTTCCTGCCTCAGCCCTCAGCCCCTCCCAACTCATCTCGTCCTCACAG CGAGGGACCTGCACCGTATTGGTTCCCACGCCGCCAACATCAACATCTGGAACTCGAGTGTGGACTTTATGAGGGCTGCCCTACGCCACTGGAAGGGTAATGACACCAACGCCAGGGGCAGGGATCACTTCGACAACCATATAAATCTTCCAGAAGTTGAAAGGAGCCTTAAAAAGGCCATCAAGATG CATGACCAGGTCCTGGAGCGTAAGGGTCGGCGCAGCAAGAGCCACAGCACCCACTTTCTGCCCTTCAACGCGACTCTGGCCAGGAAGCGAAAATACCACCGCCATCAGGAGGTAGTGATGGGACAGGTGGGGTCCAGCCAGCAGGGCCTTGAACAGTACGTCCGCCTCTGTCGTGGTGAAGACATCAGG ACTGCCAACATAACGTCAAGGCTGTACTGTCGGTACGTAAGCAACAACTCGCCGCTGTATGTGATCGGACCGCTCCGGATGGAAGTTCATTCGTTGAGGCCGTACGTAgtaagtgtggcaggtgtggtaagCAGAGGCGAAGCCAGGGAGGTGCGGGAGGTTGCCACAACCTACCTGGACCACTCCAGCACAGTAAAGTACAACGGTGATCAGGAAATAGGCCACCTGAGGACTAGCTCCAC GGCATGGTTATGGGAGCATGAcagccaccacctgccacacctaACATACCGTATCCAACAACTGTTAGGAGTCAATGCTGAGCAGCACTACGGGTCTGAGGCATACCAG GTAGTGAACTATGGGGTGGGAGGGCACTACTCCGTGCACCATGATACGCTCACCAGCACCAAGCATTTACAGTACCACCGTCTTGCTACTTTTCTCGTCTACCTCTCTGATGTCAAGCAAG gtgggaGGACAGTATTCCCatggatgggtgtgggtgtggcaccCAAGCAAGGGTCTGCATTAGTGTGGTATAATTTGGACCATGCAGGTGTAAGAGACCAGCTGCTGGAGCATGCTGCTTGCCCTGTCCTGCTAGGTGATAAATGGG TGATCAACAAGTGGGTGCTATACAGTGGGCAGATGCACAAGGTCCCATGCCTTCAAGATCGACATGCACACATCAACCGCCCACTTGCCTGA
- the LOC139762481 gene encoding prolyl 4-hydroxylase subunit alpha-3-like isoform X2 yields the protein MILEWYMVVVLMVGVSAATTTGNGTPLRVRLKPISQLTQEDMDKARQVPATPPLATSTYHLTRLLQEEDTAVERLRLMAGVLLQAHRVISKYLSSWEELVAAGARSKGFAHHPIHAYALTKHLSLGWPHLEEAMHQLRGLSHHTEWMLERRVRSGVPTSEDLGVVSGGLARLHDFYTFNLTTMALHASLTSCLSPQPLPTHLVLTARDLHRIGSHAANINIWNSSVDFMRAALRHWKGNDTNARGRDHFDNHINLPEVERSLKKAIKMHDQVLERKGRRSKSHSTHFLPFNATLARKRKYHRHQEVVMGQVGSSQQGLEQYVRLCRGEDIRTANITSRLYCRYVSNNSPLYVIGPLRMEVHSLRPYVVSVAGVVSRGEAREVREVATTYLDHSSTVKYNGDQEIGHLRTSSTAWLWEHDSHHLPHLTYRIQQLLGVNAEQHYGSEAYQVVNYGVGGHYSVHHDTLTSTKHLQYHRLATFLVYLSDVKQVINKWVLYSGQMHKVPCLQDRHAHINRPLA from the exons ATGATACTCGAgtggtatatggtggttgtgttgatggttggtgTGAGTGCTGCCACCACAACAGGCAACGGTACACCCTTGAGGGTGAGGTTAAAGCCCATATCCCAGCTGACGCAGGAGGATATGGACAAAGCGCGGCAGGTGCCTGCCACCCCTCCCCTGGCCACATCCACCTACCACCTGACGCGgttactgcaggaggaggacacGGCGGTTGAACGACTTCGTCTAATGGCTGGGGTATTGCTACAGGCTCATCGTGTCATTTCCAA GTACCTGAGCTCGTGGGAGGAACTGGTGGCTGCTGGAGCGAGATCAAAGGGGTTCGCCCACCACCCTATACACGCCTACGCCCTCACCAAGCACCTGAGCTTAGGCTGGCCACACCTGGAGGAGGCTATGCACCAGCTGCGTGGCTTATCCCACCATACTG AGTGGATGTTGGAACGCCGGGTGAGGAGTGGTGTGCCCACGAGTGAGGATCTGGGGGTGGTGTCTGGCGGCCTGGCCAGACTCCACGACTTCTACACCTTCAATCTCACCACAATGGCTCTCCACGCCAGCCTAACTTCCTGCCTCAGCCCTCAGCCCCTCCCAACTCATCTCGTCCTCACAG CGAGGGACCTGCACCGTATTGGTTCCCACGCCGCCAACATCAACATCTGGAACTCGAGTGTGGACTTTATGAGGGCTGCCCTACGCCACTGGAAGGGTAATGACACCAACGCCAGGGGCAGGGATCACTTCGACAACCATATAAATCTTCCAGAAGTTGAAAGGAGCCTTAAAAAGGCCATCAAGATG CATGACCAGGTCCTGGAGCGTAAGGGTCGGCGCAGCAAGAGCCACAGCACCCACTTTCTGCCCTTCAACGCGACTCTGGCCAGGAAGCGAAAATACCACCGCCATCAGGAGGTAGTGATGGGACAGGTGGGGTCCAGCCAGCAGGGCCTTGAACAGTACGTCCGCCTCTGTCGTGGTGAAGACATCAGG ACTGCCAACATAACGTCAAGGCTGTACTGTCGGTACGTAAGCAACAACTCGCCGCTGTATGTGATCGGACCGCTCCGGATGGAAGTTCATTCGTTGAGGCCGTACGTAgtaagtgtggcaggtgtggtaagCAGAGGCGAAGCCAGGGAGGTGCGGGAGGTTGCCACAACCTACCTGGACCACTCCAGCACAGTAAAGTACAACGGTGATCAGGAAATAGGCCACCTGAGGACTAGCTCCAC GGCATGGTTATGGGAGCATGAcagccaccacctgccacacctaACATACCGTATCCAACAACTGTTAGGAGTCAATGCTGAGCAGCACTACGGGTCTGAGGCATACCAG GTAGTGAACTATGGGGTGGGAGGGCACTACTCCGTGCACCATGATACGCTCACCAGCACCAAGCATTTACAGTACCACCGTCTTGCTACTTTTCTCGTCTACCTCTCTGATGTCAAGCAAG TGATCAACAAGTGGGTGCTATACAGTGGGCAGATGCACAAGGTCCCATGCCTTCAAGATCGACATGCACACATCAACCGCCCACTTGCCTGA
- the Sld5 gene encoding DNA replication complex GINS protein SLD5 isoform X2 produces the protein MVKQDTHLPQKAWITERMSPTLEQNQSELVDCMLDQINQMAENLKRLKKHDFRLAIHKMEIDRIRYIISSYLRVRLEKIERYAHYLLQKEAGITDESMANLTPQEVTYAKDYASNLESHFQTLVLQHVPENLRGFDPTKMSVKPNLDSYIFLRVKEETQGVLIDDSGEGRDEEVDLEEGSQHLMRYKPISHLVQSGAVTLI, from the exons ATGGTGAAGCAGGATACTCATTTACCTCAAAAA GCCTGGATTACGGAACGAATGTCTCCTACCTTGGAGCAAAATCAGAGTGAGCTGGTTGATTGTATGCTTGACCAAATCAATCAAATGGCAGAAAACCTGAAACGACTGAAGAAACATGACTTCAGACTGGCCATTCATAAGATGGAG ATCGATCGAATAAGATATATAATAAGCAGCTACCTACGTGTCAGACTagaaaaaattgaaagatatgctCATTACCTTTTACAAAAGGAAGCTGGTATCACAGATGAAAGCATGGCAAATCTTACACCACAAGAAGTTACTTATGCAAAAGA CTATGCATCAAATTTAGAATCACACTTCCAAACTCTTGTATTACAACACGTGCCAGAGAACCTTCGAGGTTTTGACCCCACCAAGATGAGTGTGAAACCAAACTTAGACAGCTACATATTCCTCAGAGTTAAAGAAGAGACCCAAGGAGTCTTGATTGATGACAGTGGAGAAGGAAG GGATGAAGAGGTAGACTTAGAAGAAGGCAGTCAGCATTTGATGCGTTACAAACCCATTAGCCACTTGGTGCAGTCTGGTGCTGTCACTCTTATTTAA
- the Sld5 gene encoding DNA replication complex GINS protein SLD5 isoform X3, with product MAWITERMSPTLEQNQSELVDCMLDQINQMAENLKRLKKHDFRLAIHKMEIDRIRYIISSYLRVRLEKIERYAHYLLQKEAGITDESMANLTPQEVTYAKDYASNLESHFQTLVLQHVPENLRGFDPTKMSVKPNLDSYIFLRVKEETQGVLIDDSGEGRDEEVDLEEGSQHLMRYKPISHLVQSGAVTLI from the exons ATG GCCTGGATTACGGAACGAATGTCTCCTACCTTGGAGCAAAATCAGAGTGAGCTGGTTGATTGTATGCTTGACCAAATCAATCAAATGGCAGAAAACCTGAAACGACTGAAGAAACATGACTTCAGACTGGCCATTCATAAGATGGAG ATCGATCGAATAAGATATATAATAAGCAGCTACCTACGTGTCAGACTagaaaaaattgaaagatatgctCATTACCTTTTACAAAAGGAAGCTGGTATCACAGATGAAAGCATGGCAAATCTTACACCACAAGAAGTTACTTATGCAAAAGA CTATGCATCAAATTTAGAATCACACTTCCAAACTCTTGTATTACAACACGTGCCAGAGAACCTTCGAGGTTTTGACCCCACCAAGATGAGTGTGAAACCAAACTTAGACAGCTACATATTCCTCAGAGTTAAAGAAGAGACCCAAGGAGTCTTGATTGATGACAGTGGAGAAGGAAG GGATGAAGAGGTAGACTTAGAAGAAGGCAGTCAGCATTTGATGCGTTACAAACCCATTAGCCACTTGGTGCAGTCTGGTGCTGTCACTCTTATTTAA
- the Sld5 gene encoding DNA replication complex GINS protein SLD5 isoform X1 → MSDTEEDVIERSDDEGEPMTASEVLQKLEEAWITERMSPTLEQNQSELVDCMLDQINQMAENLKRLKKHDFRLAIHKMEIDRIRYIISSYLRVRLEKIERYAHYLLQKEAGITDESMANLTPQEVTYAKDYASNLESHFQTLVLQHVPENLRGFDPTKMSVKPNLDSYIFLRVKEETQGVLIDDSGEGRDEEVDLEEGSQHLMRYKPISHLVQSGAVTLI, encoded by the exons ATGTCGGATACAGAGGAAGACGTCATCGAAAGGTCTGATGACGAAGGGGAGCCGATGACAGCGTCAGAGGTCTTACAGAAATTAGAAGAG GCCTGGATTACGGAACGAATGTCTCCTACCTTGGAGCAAAATCAGAGTGAGCTGGTTGATTGTATGCTTGACCAAATCAATCAAATGGCAGAAAACCTGAAACGACTGAAGAAACATGACTTCAGACTGGCCATTCATAAGATGGAG ATCGATCGAATAAGATATATAATAAGCAGCTACCTACGTGTCAGACTagaaaaaattgaaagatatgctCATTACCTTTTACAAAAGGAAGCTGGTATCACAGATGAAAGCATGGCAAATCTTACACCACAAGAAGTTACTTATGCAAAAGA CTATGCATCAAATTTAGAATCACACTTCCAAACTCTTGTATTACAACACGTGCCAGAGAACCTTCGAGGTTTTGACCCCACCAAGATGAGTGTGAAACCAAACTTAGACAGCTACATATTCCTCAGAGTTAAAGAAGAGACCCAAGGAGTCTTGATTGATGACAGTGGAGAAGGAAG GGATGAAGAGGTAGACTTAGAAGAAGGCAGTCAGCATTTGATGCGTTACAAACCCATTAGCCACTTGGTGCAGTCTGGTGCTGTCACTCTTATTTAA
- the Sld5 gene encoding DNA replication complex GINS protein SLD5 isoform X4, translating to MSPTLEQNQSELVDCMLDQINQMAENLKRLKKHDFRLAIHKMEIDRIRYIISSYLRVRLEKIERYAHYLLQKEAGITDESMANLTPQEVTYAKDYASNLESHFQTLVLQHVPENLRGFDPTKMSVKPNLDSYIFLRVKEETQGVLIDDSGEGRDEEVDLEEGSQHLMRYKPISHLVQSGAVTLI from the exons ATGTCTCCTACCTTGGAGCAAAATCAGAGTGAGCTGGTTGATTGTATGCTTGACCAAATCAATCAAATGGCAGAAAACCTGAAACGACTGAAGAAACATGACTTCAGACTGGCCATTCATAAGATGGAG ATCGATCGAATAAGATATATAATAAGCAGCTACCTACGTGTCAGACTagaaaaaattgaaagatatgctCATTACCTTTTACAAAAGGAAGCTGGTATCACAGATGAAAGCATGGCAAATCTTACACCACAAGAAGTTACTTATGCAAAAGA CTATGCATCAAATTTAGAATCACACTTCCAAACTCTTGTATTACAACACGTGCCAGAGAACCTTCGAGGTTTTGACCCCACCAAGATGAGTGTGAAACCAAACTTAGACAGCTACATATTCCTCAGAGTTAAAGAAGAGACCCAAGGAGTCTTGATTGATGACAGTGGAGAAGGAAG GGATGAAGAGGTAGACTTAGAAGAAGGCAGTCAGCATTTGATGCGTTACAAACCCATTAGCCACTTGGTGCAGTCTGGTGCTGTCACTCTTATTTAA